A genomic stretch from Cellulomonas sp. KRMCY2 includes:
- a CDS encoding zinc-binding dehydrogenase produces MGPRDILVRPKACGICGSDLYYIAIGGIPPRQGETILGHEAAGEIAEVGAEVTGLSVGDHVVVNPMADPTGIIGNGGPTGALSELLVIRDAVVGRSVRVVPKDLPWDAAALNEPMAVALHAVNQSRLPAGGKAVVFGAGPIGLGAAIGYKALGAAHVVVVDILPGRLDKALAVGADAVINSAQEDVKERLTELHGTAADGLGHPRPGTDVYLDAAGVPAVIDTVMVCAKHRARLSIPAVHKKPVPVDFGAVLASEVEIVTSMGYPTEIFEVTDHIIARPEAYRAIISDRFDFAHALDAFALAQTPGAAEKIIITF; encoded by the coding sequence GTGGGACCGCGCGACATCCTGGTGCGGCCCAAGGCCTGCGGGATCTGCGGGTCGGACCTCTACTACATCGCCATCGGCGGTATCCCGCCGCGTCAGGGCGAGACGATCCTGGGGCATGAGGCGGCCGGGGAGATCGCCGAGGTGGGCGCGGAGGTCACCGGCCTGTCCGTGGGCGACCACGTGGTGGTCAACCCGATGGCGGACCCGACGGGCATCATCGGCAACGGCGGTCCCACCGGTGCGCTGTCGGAGCTGCTGGTGATCCGCGACGCGGTGGTCGGGCGCAGCGTCCGCGTGGTGCCGAAGGACCTGCCGTGGGACGCCGCCGCGCTCAACGAGCCGATGGCCGTCGCCTTGCACGCGGTGAATCAGAGCCGCCTGCCCGCGGGCGGGAAGGCGGTGGTCTTCGGCGCCGGTCCGATCGGCCTTGGTGCCGCGATCGGGTACAAGGCGCTGGGCGCCGCGCACGTGGTCGTCGTCGACATCCTCCCGGGCCGGCTCGACAAGGCTCTCGCGGTGGGTGCCGATGCGGTGATCAACTCAGCCCAGGAGGACGTCAAGGAGCGGCTCACCGAGCTGCACGGCACGGCCGCCGATGGTCTGGGCCACCCTCGGCCGGGCACCGACGTCTACCTCGACGCCGCAGGAGTGCCGGCGGTGATCGACACCGTCATGGTGTGCGCCAAGCATCGGGCCCGGCTGAGCATCCCGGCGGTGCACAAGAAGCCGGTGCCGGTCGACTTCGGCGCCGTGCTGGCGAGCGAGGTCGAGATCGTCACGTCGATGGGCTACCCGACGGAGATCTTCGAGGTCACCGACCACATCATCGCGCGCCCCGAGGCGTACCGGGCGATCATCAGCGACCGCTTCGACTTCGCCCACGCCCTGGACGCGTTCGCGCTCGCGCAGACGCCGGGCGCCGCGGAGAAGATCATCATCACGTTCTGA
- a CDS encoding IS110 family transposase, which produces MFSERTSVGLDVHARSVAAAAIDGVTGELFQARLTPSHEHIRGWIGALPGPVAATYEAGPTGFGLARALKADGIRCVVAAPSKLQRPSGDRVKTDARDAVHLARLLRLDEITAVVIPSEDQEAARDLVRAREDCRGDLMRARHRLSKLLLRHGIVYDGGQAWTGTHDGWLRRQHFEAPAVQMAFESDYDAVLATDARRDRLDAAITAMATDSEFTPVVRRLSCLRGVSTLTSFALAVEIGDWHRFTGNTIGSFVGLVPSEHSSGARRVQGSITKTGNTHARRLLVEAAWHHRARYRPGATMLARWDLASPAARARGDEGNRRLHARWVRFDEHHKRPVIANVAIARELAGWCWSLATLEDHTTAR; this is translated from the coding sequence GTGTTCTCTGAGCGTACGAGTGTGGGGCTCGACGTGCACGCACGGTCGGTCGCGGCGGCTGCGATCGATGGCGTGACGGGCGAGCTGTTCCAGGCGAGGTTGACGCCCTCGCACGAGCACATCCGCGGGTGGATAGGCGCGTTGCCGGGTCCGGTCGCGGCGACGTATGAGGCCGGGCCGACCGGCTTCGGGCTCGCGCGGGCACTGAAGGCGGACGGGATTCGGTGCGTGGTCGCGGCTCCCTCGAAGTTGCAGCGACCGTCGGGGGATCGGGTCAAGACCGACGCCAGGGACGCGGTGCACCTCGCCCGGCTGTTGCGGCTGGACGAGATCACCGCCGTGGTCATTCCCTCCGAGGACCAGGAGGCGGCCCGGGACCTGGTCCGGGCGCGAGAGGACTGCCGCGGGGACTTGATGCGAGCCCGGCACCGGCTCTCGAAGCTGCTGCTGCGCCACGGGATCGTCTACGACGGCGGGCAGGCGTGGACCGGGACCCACGACGGGTGGCTACGACGCCAGCACTTCGAGGCCCCGGCGGTGCAGATGGCCTTCGAGTCCGACTACGACGCCGTGCTCGCCACCGATGCGCGCCGCGACCGGCTCGACGCTGCGATCACCGCGATGGCCACGGACAGCGAGTTCACCCCGGTCGTGCGGCGGTTGAGCTGCCTGCGGGGTGTCTCGACGTTGACGTCGTTCGCCCTGGCGGTCGAGATCGGTGACTGGCACCGGTTCACCGGCAACACCATCGGCTCCTTCGTCGGTCTGGTCCCCAGCGAGCACTCCTCGGGGGCCCGCCGGGTGCAGGGCTCGATCACCAAGACCGGCAACACCCACGCCCGTCGGCTGCTGGTCGAAGCAGCCTGGCACCACCGGGCCCGCTACCGACCCGGTGCGACCATGTTGGCCCGCTGGGACCTGGCCTCACCGGCTGCCCGCGCCCGCGGTGACGAGGGGAACCGGCGTCTGCACGCCCGCTGGGTCCGGTTCGACGAACACCACAAGCGACCCGTGATCGCCAACGTCGCCATCGCCCGCGAGCTCGCCGGCTGGTGCTGGTCACTGGCCACCCTCGAGGACCACACGACGGCCCGCTGA
- a CDS encoding MMPL family transporter, whose product MSTLARWCYRRRRVVLAVWIAALIGLMAAVFSAGTAFTTAAQLPDSESSTAYALIAEAGADGTSVGNVVWRTDGVAIDDPAVEQQVAAMLAEVAAVPGVESVTSPYSGAGTAQINPDESTAFARVTATSEVDVDAVRAITDRYDSATVEAAAGGQAFSQLPEPSHGMEVIGLLAAIVLLFVAFRSVWASALPILTGVTGVGASLLVVVLASHVMSLDSTSLTMGALIGLGVGIDYALFIVNRHRKALMAGASLPDAIAKALDTSGRAVVFAGLTVMVALLAMFVVDLSVLTGMAQAAALTVLFTVISALTLLPALLGMIGLKVLSRRQRRELALGSAAPTSARVRMGTRWSLTVQRHPRLVAVAALLVLTALAAPVVGMRVGNADASSDPQGSPTREYYDLMSPAFGDGVDATLVLAARVPDAASATAFDDLVAGLSDVPGVAAVQAAPVQPGQAIAIAAVVPATSAQTAATEELVTTLRDQVIPSAESGTDLTVYVGGETATNIDVSQALMSRLPLYLGIVALLGFLLLAMAFRSVLVPLVGALTNVATIAVGLGVITAIFQLGWGSQLLGVGSGAPIMFIVPVILVGVVFGLSMDYQVFLVSRMHEEWAHSRDNRRAVRVGVAETARVIGTAATIMLSVFASFSFGGERIVAAMGIGLGVAILVDAFVVRLSLVPALMHLIGRRNWAYPRWADRITPQMSVEGAADDASPLALESLDATAGAGAGRPDVAADAGRRQA is encoded by the coding sequence ATGTCGACACTTGCCCGCTGGTGCTATCGGCGCCGCCGCGTCGTCCTCGCGGTGTGGATCGCCGCGCTCATCGGCCTGATGGCGGCCGTGTTCTCTGCCGGCACCGCCTTCACGACTGCAGCGCAGCTGCCCGACAGCGAGTCGTCCACGGCCTACGCGCTCATCGCGGAGGCCGGTGCGGACGGCACGTCGGTGGGAAACGTCGTCTGGCGCACCGACGGCGTGGCCATCGACGACCCGGCGGTCGAGCAGCAGGTGGCGGCGATGCTGGCCGAGGTCGCCGCGGTACCCGGTGTGGAGTCCGTCACCAGCCCCTACAGCGGCGCCGGCACAGCTCAGATCAACCCCGACGAGAGCACGGCGTTCGCCCGCGTCACCGCGACGAGCGAGGTCGACGTCGATGCGGTGCGGGCCATCACCGACCGCTACGACAGCGCGACCGTCGAGGCGGCCGCCGGGGGCCAGGCGTTCTCGCAGCTGCCCGAACCCTCCCACGGCATGGAGGTCATCGGCCTGCTGGCCGCGATCGTCCTGCTCTTCGTCGCGTTCCGATCGGTGTGGGCGTCGGCCCTGCCGATCCTGACCGGGGTGACCGGGGTGGGCGCGTCGCTGCTGGTCGTGGTCCTCGCCTCGCACGTGATGTCCCTGGACTCCACCTCGCTGACCATGGGTGCGCTGATCGGCCTCGGCGTCGGCATCGACTACGCGCTGTTCATCGTGAACCGCCACCGCAAGGCCCTGATGGCCGGCGCGTCGTTGCCCGATGCCATCGCCAAGGCGCTCGACACCTCCGGGCGCGCGGTGGTCTTCGCCGGCCTGACCGTCATGGTCGCCCTGCTGGCCATGTTCGTGGTCGACCTGAGCGTCCTGACCGGGATGGCGCAGGCGGCCGCCCTCACGGTGCTGTTCACCGTGATCTCGGCCCTCACCCTGCTCCCGGCGCTGCTGGGGATGATCGGGCTCAAGGTCCTCTCTCGGCGCCAGCGCCGGGAGCTCGCCCTGGGCTCTGCGGCACCGACCAGCGCGCGCGTCCGCATGGGAACTCGGTGGTCCCTGACCGTCCAGCGCCACCCCCGGCTGGTCGCCGTGGCCGCGCTGCTGGTCCTGACCGCCCTCGCCGCCCCCGTGGTGGGCATGCGGGTCGGCAACGCCGACGCCAGCAGCGACCCTCAGGGTTCGCCCACTCGCGAGTACTACGACCTGATGTCCCCGGCCTTCGGTGACGGCGTGGACGCCACGCTGGTGCTCGCGGCCCGCGTACCCGACGCCGCGTCGGCGACAGCGTTCGACGACCTCGTGGCCGGCCTCTCCGACGTCCCGGGTGTGGCCGCCGTCCAGGCCGCGCCCGTCCAGCCTGGTCAGGCGATCGCAATCGCTGCGGTCGTGCCGGCCACGAGCGCGCAGACCGCAGCCACCGAGGAGCTCGTCACCACTCTCCGCGACCAGGTGATCCCGAGTGCCGAGAGCGGCACCGACCTGACGGTCTACGTGGGCGGGGAGACCGCAACGAACATCGACGTCTCGCAGGCACTGATGAGCCGGCTGCCGCTGTACCTCGGCATCGTCGCGCTGCTGGGGTTCCTCCTCCTGGCGATGGCGTTCCGTAGCGTGCTCGTCCCCCTCGTCGGCGCACTGACCAACGTGGCGACGATCGCCGTGGGCCTGGGAGTCATCACGGCCATCTTCCAGCTCGGCTGGGGCAGCCAGCTGCTGGGCGTGGGCTCCGGAGCCCCGATCATGTTCATCGTCCCGGTGATCCTGGTCGGCGTGGTGTTCGGGCTGTCCATGGACTACCAGGTGTTCCTCGTCAGCCGGATGCACGAGGAGTGGGCCCACTCCCGGGACAACCGCCGCGCCGTGCGGGTCGGAGTGGCGGAGACCGCCCGCGTCATCGGTACCGCCGCAACGATCATGCTCAGCGTGTTCGCCTCCTTCAGCTTCGGCGGTGAGCGGATCGTGGCAGCCATGGGCATCGGCCTGGGTGTCGCGATCCTCGTGGACGCCTTCGTCGTCCGCCTGTCGCTCGTCCCCGCGCTCATGCACCTGATCGGGCGACGCAACTGGGCCTACCCCCGATGGGCGGACCGCATCACGCCGCAGATGTCCGTCGAGGGAGCCGCGGACGACGCGTCTCCACTCGCGCTCGAGTCGCTCGACGCGACCGCCGGCGCCGGCGCCGGCCGACCCGACGTTGCCGCCGACGCTGGGCGCAGGCAGGCATAG
- a CDS encoding TetR/AcrR family transcriptional regulator: protein MARGSGTATRGRILTAAATMFAERGFAGVTVRDIAADAGADAALVIRHFGSKELLFLEAVHSRFADRPLDDVPLEDLGRSFTTSLLDADEATRGVYLALLRGSDRPRIKARLTTNHESHFVAPLRARLSGPDADTRARLAGALLAGLLYSLWVVEDPGLRAMDRAELVERYGGLLQRLLTG from the coding sequence ATGGCACGGGGCTCCGGGACGGCGACGCGCGGGCGGATCCTGACCGCCGCGGCGACGATGTTCGCCGAGCGCGGCTTCGCCGGCGTCACCGTGCGCGACATCGCGGCCGACGCCGGTGCCGACGCCGCCCTCGTCATCCGGCACTTCGGTTCCAAGGAGCTGCTCTTCCTCGAGGCGGTGCACTCACGGTTCGCCGACCGGCCCCTCGACGACGTGCCGCTCGAGGACCTGGGTCGCAGCTTCACGACCTCCTTGCTCGACGCGGACGAGGCGACCCGGGGGGTCTACCTCGCGCTGCTCCGGGGCAGCGACCGGCCCCGGATCAAGGCGCGTCTGACCACGAACCACGAGTCCCACTTCGTCGCGCCCCTGCGGGCCCGGCTGTCCGGACCGGACGCCGACACGCGCGCCCGGCTCGCCGGAGCGCTGCTCGCCGGGCTGCTGTACTCGCTGTGGGTCGTCGAGGACCCAGGCCTGCGCGCCATGGACCGTGCCGAGCTCGTCGAACGGTACGGGGGACTGCTCCAGCGCCTGCTCACCGGCTGA
- a CDS encoding LacI family DNA-binding transcriptional regulator: MTIENRVKPPVIADVARAAGVSVPTVSRVLSGTTRVSPERRERVLAAIRELGFRPNAAARALSTGTQLMIVVFAGDTTRFGYASTIQGVEEAARQAGYMVVISVVESDSLSTVEASIDLALGQPVAGAVVLEYDPPGVAVLAAVPPWLPTVAVAAGRPAGEAVPHAYMDDHEAAARATRFLLDLGHATVHHVAIPSTGRPSSRMLGWRSALEAAGARVPPVIQADWPPTSGYDAGLHLLADSSVTAVLCGNDELAMGLTKALADHGRVVPDDISVIGFDDHPLSQLWTPPLTTVRQDFVALGHQAFTLLLASIGHTASPHSVRMTPDLIVRASTGPVRRTAS, from the coding sequence GTGACCATCGAGAATCGCGTGAAGCCCCCCGTCATTGCTGATGTGGCGCGAGCGGCGGGGGTGTCTGTACCTACCGTCTCGCGGGTTCTCAGCGGGACGACGCGGGTTAGTCCTGAGCGTCGCGAGCGGGTCCTGGCTGCGATCCGCGAGCTGGGATTTCGCCCCAACGCCGCCGCGCGAGCGCTGTCGACCGGCACCCAGCTGATGATCGTTGTCTTCGCCGGTGACACCACCCGCTTCGGCTACGCCTCCACCATCCAGGGCGTGGAGGAGGCTGCTCGCCAAGCCGGCTACATGGTCGTCATCTCCGTGGTGGAGAGCGACAGCCTGTCGACCGTGGAGGCATCCATCGATCTTGCGCTCGGCCAGCCTGTTGCTGGTGCGGTAGTCCTGGAGTACGACCCGCCTGGCGTCGCCGTCCTGGCGGCGGTACCGCCGTGGCTGCCTACAGTGGCAGTCGCAGCCGGTCGACCCGCGGGCGAGGCTGTTCCTCATGCCTACATGGATGACCACGAGGCGGCTGCGCGCGCGACGCGGTTCCTGCTCGACTTGGGACACGCCACCGTCCATCACGTCGCCATCCCATCAACGGGTCGCCCCAGCTCGCGCATGCTCGGATGGCGCAGCGCGCTCGAAGCCGCTGGCGCACGAGTGCCGCCAGTCATCCAGGCCGACTGGCCGCCGACCTCTGGGTACGACGCCGGACTCCACCTTCTCGCGGACAGCAGTGTCACAGCCGTGCTCTGCGGAAATGACGAGCTCGCGATGGGTCTGACCAAGGCGCTCGCCGATCACGGCCGGGTCGTTCCGGACGACATCAGCGTGATCGGCTTCGACGACCACCCGCTCTCGCAGCTCTGGACACCACCCCTGACCACCGTGCGCCAGGACTTCGTCGCCCTGGGGCACCAGGCATTCACGCTGCTGCTCGCCTCGATCGGGCACACCGCCTCGCCCCACTCGGTTCGCATGACGCCGGACCTGATCGTGCGCGCGTCTACCGGACCGGTGCGCCGCACGGCCTCCTGA